The DNA window GGAAAGAGCGGTTGGCCGGGAATTGTCTTAGAATGGCTGAGAATACTTGGGCCATAGTTACGGCTGACCTGGGCTATGTCCCTGAAGAGAAAACTAATATTTATTTAGCTCCTTCCACCAAAGAACTTGCTTATTTCATGGGTGATGATCCACATCCCTGGCTGGCCGGAGCAGCTCTGGTTGAAAAGAATATTATTGTTCTTCGACCGGGAAGAGGTGATATAGAGCGGACCATCAGACATGAATACACCCATATTGTCCTGGGGAAGGCGGGGGGTAAGAACTTACCTCTTTTTTTGAACGAGGGGCTGGCTATGTATGAGGCGAGAGAATGGAGACTGTGGCATGAGTTTATCCTGGGCCAGGCCACCCTGACCAGGTCGCTTATCCCACTGTCGGCTCTTTTCCAATATCCGGAAGATAGATGGAAGACCTATCTTTCCTACGCCGAAAGCTTCAGTATATTGGCCTATATCTTAAGAGAGTTCGGTCAGGTCCGGCTTCAAGAATTAATCAGAGAGCTATCCAGAGGAAATTCGATAAACACGGCCGGTTTAAAGGCCCTGGGAAGAGACATGGCGAGCCTGGAAGAGGAATGGAAGCTCTACCTGAAGAAGAGGTATAGCTGGATTTCTGTAATTACTTCCAGCCTCTTTTTGTGGGGCATGCTGTCTGGTTTTTTGATTATTACCTATCTGAGGCGAAAGCAGCAGTACCGTAAACGAACCCGGGCGTGGGAGGAAGAGGAAGCCATCTCCACTCCGCTTCAATGTTTCCGGTGAGGTAGAGTCGTGGCTGTTCCAAGCGGCTTGGAATGGCGGCTGTAAGTGCGTCTTTAGGCACGGCTCTAAGAGTATTACTTGAAAAAGAGGTGTTGACAAATGTCACAAACAACCGTCTCATTTCCGATAGACATCTGGAACCAGGCTAAGGGGAAAGAGGACCTTCGAGCCTGGATTCTAAGTGTCCAGCCGGAATTGGAAGGTAAACTCCAAGAACAGGATGAAGGAGCGCTTCTCCGATATGAATTGGATCATATAGACTTCCCCAAGAAACGAATTCCTATTTTATTGGAAATATCAGAGGAAGAAGATGATACTGAAATAGTTGCTCTGATTCCTCAACGCGGTTTGTTTGCATCTGGTAATACCAAAGAGGAAGCTAAAACAAACTTATGGCGCTCCATAGAAGAGGATTACTTGCGATTGAAAGGTCAGA is part of the bacterium genome and encodes:
- a CDS encoding peptidase MA family metallohydrolase, translated to MAENTWAIVTADLGYVPEEKTNIYLAPSTKELAYFMGDDPHPWLAGAALVEKNIIVLRPGRGDIERTIRHEYTHIVLGKAGGKNLPLFLNEGLAMYEAREWRLWHEFILGQATLTRSLIPLSALFQYPEDRWKTYLSYAESFSILAYILREFGQVRLQELIRELSRGNSINTAGLKALGRDMASLEEEWKLYLKKRYSWISVITSSLFLWGMLSGFLIITYLRRKQQYRKRTRAWEEEEAISTPLQCFR